In Tautonia rosea, the genomic window GCAGGAATACAAGCGGCGAAGCGGCCGCATGTTCCCCACCTGGAGCGAGGTGCTGGAAGTCTTGCATGAGCTTGGCTACGAAAAGCACGTCTCAAGCGACAATGACCGTCTGCTCTCCGGCAGTGTTGCTCCGGCAGCCCGACCGTGATGGGTCGGCCGAGATGCGGCCCCGGTTGACAAGGCGAAGGTCTCGGCGCTAAGGTGGTGCCCGGTTTCGTCACGTCGACAAACCCGCCCCGGCCACGATCCGTAGTGACCCGTCCATGAGCGTTCGGACCCGATTTGCCCCCAGCCCGACCGGATTCCTTCACATCGGAGGGGTTCGCACGGCCCTGTTCAACTGGTTGCTCGCCCGACATCACGGGGGGCAGTTCGTGCTCCGGATTGATGATACGGACCAGCAGCGGCACGTCGAACAAGCGGTCTCCCTGATCCTTCAAGGGTTTCGCTGGTTGGGCATGGACTGGGACGAAGGTCCCGAGATCGGGGGCGACCACGGTCCGTACTATCAGTCGCAACGCGGCCATCTCTACAAGGAAGCCGCTGAGCGGTTGGTTGCGTCGGGACGGGTCTATCGCGATTATTCGACCGAATCCGAACGCGCGGCCGACAAGGCCGCCGCGGAGGCCGAGAAACGGGCCTACCGGTTTCGTCGAAAACCGTTGACTGACGACCAACTCGAACAATTCGAGAAGGAAGGGCGCCCGTACGCCCTGCGCTTCGAGGTCCCACTCGGTCAGAATCTTGTGGTCAATGACCTGATCAAGGGGCCGGTTGAGATGAAGACCGATGAGGTGGCCGACTTTGTGATCGTTCGCCCCGACGGATCGCCGCTTTACAACTTCGCCAGCGTGATCGACGATGCGGAGATGAAGATCACCCACGTCGTCCGGGCTGAGGAGCATCTGACGAACACGTTCCCGCAGCTCCTGATCTTTGAAGCCCTCGGCTATCCGCTTCCTCAGTTTGCTCACGTGCCGTATGTGGCGGCACCGGGCTCAAAGAAGAAACTGTCGAAGCGGGACGGAGCCGTGGGGCTGCATGAGTTCATCAACGAGGGGTATTTGCCCGAGGGGATGCTCAACTACCTTGCTCGGCTGGGCTGGAGCTACGACGAGACGACCGAGATTTTCTCCCGAGCCGACCTGATCGAGAAGTTCTCACTCGATCGCGTGAACAGCTCCCCCGCCAGTCACGACCCGGACAAGCTGTATTGGATCGAAGGGGAGTGGATGAAAGTGGCTGAGCTGAACCGCAAGGTTCACCTGACCGCCCCTTACATTCAGCACGCAGACGAATTCGTGGCCTGGAGCCGTCGACGGAAAGACCGAAAGGAAGACCCGCCTGCGGCGGAGGATCAGGAGATCCTGTCATTCCTTCAGGTTCCGGCCGAGGTATCGGAGACAGAGACTGAGCGGTACACCCAGGTGATCGAGGCCCTTGGCGATCGACTCAAGGTGGCGTCGGATATTATCAAGCTGGGCCGTTACTTCTTCTCCGAGGAAATCAGCTACGACCCTGACGCCGTGAAGAAGCGGCTTCGCAAGGAAGGGGTGCCCGAGATCCTCGAAGCCGTCCAGGGGATTCTGGGCGAGGTGGAGCCGTTCGATCTGGAGACCCTCGAAGCTCGGATCAAAGGGTACGCCGAGGCTCAGGGGGAAGGGATCGGCAAGGTGGTCAACGCCGTCCGGGTGGCCACGACTGGCCAGGGAGTGGGACCAGGCCTGTACGACTGCCTGGTGATCCTCGGCCGAGAGTCCTGTATCAACCGGATTGCTCAGACGCGGGCAATGCTGGCCGAATCCTGAGCGTCGGCTTCTGCTTCGTTGAGTGAACGTGTCTTCCGTTCTCCGCTGTTGTTATTGCACCAAGGCCGAACATCGAATCATGCGCACTTTCGTCACTGGTTCCATCGCTTACGACTACATCATGGTCTTCCCCGGCAAGTTCCGGGAGCACATCCTGCCGGAGAAGATGCATGTCTTGAGCGTCTCATTCCTGGTGGATTCGCTCAAGCGACAGCGCGGTGGAACCGGAGCGAACATTGCCTTCAATCTCGCCCTGCTCGGGA contains:
- the gltX gene encoding glutamate--tRNA ligase, with the protein product MSVRTRFAPSPTGFLHIGGVRTALFNWLLARHHGGQFVLRIDDTDQQRHVEQAVSLILQGFRWLGMDWDEGPEIGGDHGPYYQSQRGHLYKEAAERLVASGRVYRDYSTESERAADKAAAEAEKRAYRFRRKPLTDDQLEQFEKEGRPYALRFEVPLGQNLVVNDLIKGPVEMKTDEVADFVIVRPDGSPLYNFASVIDDAEMKITHVVRAEEHLTNTFPQLLIFEALGYPLPQFAHVPYVAAPGSKKKLSKRDGAVGLHEFINEGYLPEGMLNYLARLGWSYDETTEIFSRADLIEKFSLDRVNSSPASHDPDKLYWIEGEWMKVAELNRKVHLTAPYIQHADEFVAWSRRRKDRKEDPPAAEDQEILSFLQVPAEVSETETERYTQVIEALGDRLKVASDIIKLGRYFFSEEISYDPDAVKKRLRKEGVPEILEAVQGILGEVEPFDLETLEARIKGYAEAQGEGIGKVVNAVRVATTGQGVGPGLYDCLVILGRESCINRIAQTRAMLAES